The following is a genomic window from Brevinematales bacterium.
GGTCTTCGCGGAGTAGATGACGTTCCGGAACCAGTCGGGGTCGTCGACCTTCCTGAAAAAATCCATCTCGTCCATCACGCCCTTCCGGTGCGACTTCGACACGTTCTCGAGCACCTTGTTCTCGATTTCGGGATAGTGCACGACGAGCGACGCGAGCTGTTCGTAGTTCAGGTAGTGCCTGCCGAGGAGGTGGCTGAACAGCTTCTGCGCCTCGGCGTTCTCGAGCTTCCGGAGGAAATTGTCCACCCTCCACGGGAAGATGTCCATCCCGCTCACGATGAAAAACGCCCACTCCTTGAGTATCCGGAACAGGTTCGCGACACTCAGATCGGTAAGCTGGATATTTTCCGACGAGCGTTTCACGAGGAAATTCAGGAACTGGTAGGGGATAATCATATAGAAGAAAATATTACGGTCTGTCATATGCGCGATATACTCGATCACCACCGTATTCTTCACCGTCTGCTCCGCGACATTCGTGAAATCCACCGGGCGCGACGCCTCCTTATTCGGGACAATGTCGAAACGGATAAAGGTCAGCGCCTCGATATGGTCGAGTCCCCCCGCGAGCCGTTCCAGCACGAGCTCGAACGGGAAATATTGATCATCGGCGGGCTTGTGCAGAAGCACTACGGGGAACGCGAAATTATCGCCCGACGTATAGTTCAGGCGATGCCCGGAATAGACCGCGCGTTCGTACGCGAACTCCCCCACGCTGACCGAGTTCGCCTGTATGAACACGTCGCGGGTCTCCCCTGCGGGCGTATCCGTTTCGCCCGTATCGCGATACGGGACAAACAGCTCGCTGATAATCATGTCCGACTGCCGGTAGGTCATATAGTCCGGGGCGGTATTTTCAGGCATAGATTCTCCCGGAAATATTATATTCGGGAAGGATAATTCTTTCAAGAACAATTAATCGAATATCAGGCATTTCTCATCGAGGATAAATTTCACTTCAGATTCTCTATGGGATAGGTTTCAGAACGGGTAAGTTCCCCCGCGAACGAAAGGGCTGCCTGAATATCCTCACGGGAAATATTCGGGTAATTGGCGATTATTTCATCGACCGATAATCCCGGGGCAAGGTCCGCAATCAGATTGCTGATAAGTACTCGTGTCCCTTTAATAACCGGTTTCCCATGACATATATTCGGATCGATTACGACTCTTTGTTTCATATTACTCTCCGTATCCATTATACTTCATCAGTTTTATTAAGTCAAACGATAACGGTTTCAGGTTCAATCCCATACCCACTTCATGTTCCTCCAGTTATGGGAGAACTGGAACGCGTCCATCTCCTGCTTCTGCCGCTCGATAATCGCTTCGCGTCCCAGGTACATCGCGTAGAGCTGGTTCAGCATATCCGGGTCGCCGATGATAATCCGGTGGAGCGCCAGATACACCTGGCGGATATGTTCCCGAAACCCGATATAGTTGCCGAACAGGGCGTCATTCTCCCCTTCCGCGCTGCCGTCCGATTCCGGCAGCCTTATCCCGCCCGGCGCGTCCTCAGCCGCGTGAAAGCATACCCAGAACCATCCCCACTGCTTTTCGTAATCCTTGGGCATCTTCACGGAAAGTTTATCCAGATACGCGTGTATCGTTTTTACATTGGAGGTTTCCGGTATCAGGTGGTATTTCGCGTCGGTATGCTTGAGGAGCACCCATGTATTCATGATATTCATCCCGAAGCCGAATCCCGGCGGGATTTCGAAGAACAGGTAGGTCTTCCCGCAGGAGTATCCCTCGGGGACTTTAAAGTTCTTGAGCAATACCGCGGACTGGTCGGGCATCTCCAGTATGCCGCCCCCGTACTCCTCCTTCACCTCGCGTAACGCCCACTTATAAAACGACTGCCGTATCATTTCGCCGCCTCCCCGAAGAAACCTATCCCGCGGTAGACAAGGAACTCCTCGCGGAGCCTCTTATACGCCTTCTCGATAAAACCGAGGCTGAGGAGGCGGGAACGGTTGATATTCTCGTTATAGATATCCTCCGCGATAGAAAACTCCGTGAACGGCAGTTTCCGCGCGGTATCATAAAAAAGTTTGCGCGCGTCGTTCTCATTCAAAGGGGACGACGGATGATATCGGAATATATCGAAAAAGTTGACGAATTTCTCGTAGCCGAACAGGTTATAGAGAAGACATACGTCCCCGGAGGACATCCCCGCGAAAAGTTCACCCATCCCCTTCATATCGAGGACATCCTTCCGCGCGTCCTCCCGTTTGAGAATCTCCCGTTCGAGGTACTCGTAGAGCGCGAGGTAATGCGATACCCGGAGGCGCTCCCTCTCCTCGCGCGGGATGGAATGCACCTTCGC
Proteins encoded in this region:
- a CDS encoding DUF433 domain-containing protein produces the protein MKQRVVIDPNICHGKPVIKGTRVLISNLIADLAPGLSVDEIIANYPNISREDIQAALSFAGELTRSETYPIENLK